One Candidatus Nitrososphaera evergladensis SR1 genomic window, TGCTGGTAACAAGAGCAGGGATTAGGCCCGGCCAGACGGTATTGATAATGGGCGGAGGAAGTGGCATGGGAATAGCTGGCATACAGATTGCCAAGCTGTTCAATTGCGAAGTTATCGCTACTGCCGGTAACAAGGAGAAAATGGACAAGTGTATTGAGCTTGGTGCCGACTATGTCGTGAACCACCGCGAAGATGGCTGGCATAGGAAAGTGCGAGATATTACAAACAAGTTGGGAGTAGACGTAGTCTATGAACACATAGGCAAGACGGTATTTCCGCAGGAAATTGGACTTTTGAAGATGGGTGGTACTCTGGTTTCAACAGGCGCTACGACAGGATATGACTCGACAATCGATCTGAGATACCTTTTCTTCAGAGGCATAAACATCCTTGGAGCCACACAGGGGACAAGAGCTGGCCTAGAAGAGGTCATCAAATGGGTTAGCAAGGGCAAGATAAAGGCAGTCATTGACACGATCCTTCCCTTCAGCAATATGATAGAGGGTCATGTAAAGATGGCAGACTCGCAGCTGTTTGGGAAGATACTGACCACTCCTCAGAGGTTGTAGAGGTTGTCAGGCAATGACAGGTTTTAGATTTGGAACCGCAATAAACTGCATTGACGGGAGGACTCAGCAAGTTGTGATAGACTACATGAAACAGAGTTTTGGAGTTGATGGCGTGGACATGGTGACGTTTCCGGGCGCGGACGGAATGTTATCAAACTGGGAACGCTCGGAAGATTTAGCGCTCATAAAACAAGCGACTTCTATATCCACAGAAAGACATGGTTCAAAAGTGATAGCGGTGGTAGGACATCACGATTGTGCAGGCAATCCGGGAAACAAAGAACATCATTACGCGCACATAAGGAGGGCAGTTCAGGAAGTCCACTCGTGGAAGTTTCC contains:
- a CDS encoding zinc-binding dehydrogenase, translating into MKAAVYRSHGKDPRQVVRIEDIDVPKLKSNEVLIKVEASAYNYNDLWGIWGEPIKIPLPHISGSDVAGTVVEVGDEVSKIKKGDRVVSHPNLTCRVCYECTSGREYDCKDRLVWGFQTGPLWGGFAQYTHLPEVNAVKLPDNVSFNDAAAISMVGMTAWHMLVTRAGIRPGQTVLIMGGGSGMGIAGIQIAKLFNCEVIATAGNKEKMDKCIELGADYVVNHREDGWHRKVRDITNKLGVDVVYEHIGKTVFPQEIGLLKMGGTLVSTGATTGYDSTIDLRYLFFRGINILGATQGTRAGLEEVIKWVSKGKIKAVIDTILPFSNMIEGHVKMADSQLFGKILTTPQRL
- a CDS encoding carbonic anhydrase, coding for MTGFRFGTAINCIDGRTQQVVIDYMKQSFGVDGVDMVTFPGADGMLSNWERSEDLALIKQATSISTERHGSKVIAVVGHHDCAGNPGNKEHHYAHIRRAVQEVHSWKFPVQIIGLYVNDKWKIEEVR